The proteins below come from a single Papaver somniferum cultivar HN1 chromosome 11, ASM357369v1, whole genome shotgun sequence genomic window:
- the LOC113321796 gene encoding probable protein arginine N-methyltransferase 3, translated as MADKFKIVNGLNEDSDDDEGLEQKLDEDWEDWKTDEEYEAEEFICLFCDEKYKSIESVFKYCSSNHSFDFQSIKKTLSLNFYDSFKLINYVRSQVAENQGWSWSCLENEKRCWEDDKYLKPFMNEDSLLHNFWEDEDDEEEDYAMAVDKEEILMELENNQDVEMNQLMDEDIMDVVPSSKENGSEDRFPESNGSLDMLRSLEKVTLNGGVAGKDSESSNNKEKRKLGKVSFANVVAKEIKTVNENYFGAYGKFGIHREMISDKVRMDAYRGAILNNPSLMNNATVMDVGCGTGILSLFAAQAGASRVYAIEGSEKMASVATQIARENGMLYDANSSAGNEHCTGVVNIVQGMVEELDKVVQIPHHSVDVLLSEWMGYCLLYETMLTSVLYARDRWLKPGGAILPDTATIFVAGFGKSGTSIPFWENVYGFNMSCISKEVVEDASENPIVDVLDSRDIVTQNTILQAFDLATMKAEEMDFTSSFELEAKSDLSLTDGNAKSTRCYGVILWFETGFSSRFCKEMPTVLSTSPYTPSTHWSQTIFTFREPIALALAKPEADGMAKIGTESYPAAKIQARISIVRAAEHRSIDISLETSAVGVDGRKQSYSVQIFNL; from the exons ATGGCGGACAAATTCAAAATTGTAAATGGACTTAACGAAGATAGTGACGATGACGAAGGGTTGGAACAGAAGCTTGATGAAGATTGGGAGGATTGGAAAACTGATGAAGAATACGAAGCAGAAGAATTTATCTGTTTGTTCTGTGATGAAAAGTACAAATCCATCGAATCTGTTTTCAAATATTGTAGCTCTAATCattcttttgattttcaaagtaTAAAGAAAACATTAAGCTTGAATTTTTACGATTCCTTTAAGCTCATCAATTACGTCAGGTCTCAG GTAGCAGAAAATCAaggttggagttggagttgtttgGAGAATGAAAAGCGATGTTGGGAAGATGACAAGTATCTGAAACCTTTCATGAATGAGGATTCCTTATTGCACAACTTCTgggaggatgaagatgatgaggaagaagattATGCAATGGCGGTTGATAAAGAGGAAATACTGATGGAGCTAGAAAACAATCAAGATGTTGAAATGAATCAGCTCATGGATGAGGACATTATGGATGTGGTTCCTTCTAGTAAGGAAAATGGAAGCGAAGACAGATTCCCAGAGTCAAATGGGTCTTTGGACATGTTAAGATCATTGGAGAAGGTCACACTTAATGGTGGAGTAGCTGGTAAAGATAGTGAATCATCTAATAATAAGGAAAAGCGTAAGCTTGGGAAGGTTTCTTTTGCAAATGTTGTTGCAAAGGAAATCAAGACTGTAAATGAGAATTATTTTGGGGCATATGGCAAATTTGGCATCCATAGAGAGATGATCAGTGATAAG GTGAGAATGGATGCTTATAGAGGAGCAATCTTGAATAATCCCTCTCTCATGAATAATGCGACTGTTATGGATGTTGGTTGCGGTACTGGAATACTAAG TCTGTTCGCAGCCCAAGCAGGGGCTTCAAGAGTGTATGCAATAGAAGGCAGTGAAAAAATGGCCTCAGTGGCTACTCAG ATTGCCAGAGAAAATGGAATGTTATATGATGCAAACTCAAGTGCTGGTAATGAGCATTGCACTGGAGTAGTCAATATAGTTCAAGGCATGGTTGAAGAGCTTGACAAAGTGGTGCAAATTCCACATCACAGTGTCGACGTATTACTAAGTGAATGGATGGGATATTGTCTCCTCTATGAAACGATGCTTACCTCAGTGCTTTATGCCCGTGATCGCTGGTTAAAACCAGGTGGTGCCATTCTCCCTGACACTGCAACTATT TTCGTAGCAGGTTTTGGAAAAAGTGGAACCAGCATCCCATTCTGGGAAAATGTTTATGGTTTCAATATGTCTTGCATTAGTAAGGAGGTTGTAGAGGATGCTTCAGAAAACCCTATAGTTGATGTGCTGGACAGTCGCGATATAGTGACCCAAAATACTATTCTCCAG GCTTTTGATTTGGCAACTATGAAGGCTGAAGAGATGGACTTTACGTCAAGCTTCGAGTTGGAGGCGAAGTCAGATCTTTCATTGACAGATGGAAATGCCAAATCAACTCGGTGTTATGGAGTGATCCTTTGGTTTGAGACTGGTTTCAGTAGCAGATTCTGCAAGGAAATGCCAACGGTCCTCTCTACATCACCTTATACTCCTAGTACACATTGGTCCCAGACTATATTCACATTCCGGGAACCAATTGCATTGGCACTTGCAAAACCCGAAGCCGACGGAATGGCAAAAATCGGAACTGAATCTTACCCCGCTGCAAAAATCCAAGCACGCATCAGCATTGTTCGTGCAGCGGAGCATCGTAGCATTGATATATCCTTGGAAACTTCTGCAGTCGGTGTAGATGGTCGAAAACAAAGTTATTCTGTTCAAATCTTTAATCTATAA
- the LOC113323418 gene encoding rhodanese-like/PpiC domain-containing protein 12, chloroplastic — MWSRACCIPNSIKLPSLASSYLCSLKNTSNRLSLSPLKPTNTHTCSFSKLFITLAPISLSSSHFLTPIRFKDTTLSKRKGMTTPNGRASCSSGSSGGGESREILVQHLLVKEEDLKLLVEVQASIARGLDLSDLAVEYSICPSKDQGGMLGWVRKGQMVPEFEEAAFSAPLNKVVRCKTKFGWHLLQVVSEREEAVLQDVQPEEFHIKMQDPSFLEEAQLLDVREPEEITQASLPGFEVLPLRQFGSWGSEVTTKFNPEKDTYVLCHHGVRSLQVAKWLQAQGFKRVFNIAGGIHAYSEKVDPSIPTY; from the exons atgtggAGTAGAGCTTGTTGTATCCCTAATTCAATAAAATTACCATCACTAGCGTCAAGTTATTTATGCAGTCTCAAGAATACTAGTAATAGATTAAGTTTATCTCCATTGAAACCTACTAATACTCATACTTGTTCTTTTTCTAAACTCTTTATCACACTCGCGCCCATTTCACTTTCATCTTCCCATTTTCTAACACCTATTAGATTCAAGGATACTACTTTGTCTAAGAGAAAAGGCATGACAACTCCGAATGGAAGAG CCTCTTGTAGTTCTGGAAGCAGTGGAGGAGGTGAAAGCCGGGAAATACTCGTTCAGCATTTACTTGTTAAAGAAGAGGATCTTAAACTTCTGGTGGAGGTTCAAGCGAGTATAGCAAGAG GACTGGATTTAAGTGACTTGGCTGTCGAGTACTCAATTTGTCCATCAAAAGATCAGGGGGGCATGCTTGGATGGGTTAGGAAGGGGCAGATG GTGCCAGAATTTGAGGAAGCAGCTTTTAGTGCCCCTTTAAACAAAGTAGTTCGATGTAAAACCAAGTTTGGATGGCACTTGCTTCAAGTAGTGTCCGAGAG GGAAGAAGCTGTGCTCCAAGATGTTCAGCCAGAGGAGTTCCATATAAAAATGCAAGACCCAAGTTTCCTTGAAGAGGCCCAACTATTAGATGTTCGAGAACCCGAAGAGAT CACCCAAGCTTCATTGCCTGGTTTTGAGGTTCTTCCTCTTCGTCAGTTTGGCAGTTGGGGGTCAGAAGTAACAACCAAATTCAATCCTGAAAAAGACACTTACGTTCTG TGTCATCACGGAGTTCGATCTCTACAGGTTGCGAAGTGGCTCCAGGCTCAG GGGTTCAAGAGAGTGTTCAACATTGCTGGAGGAATTCATGCATATTCAGAGAAAGTTGATCCATCTATCCCAACTTACTAG